Part of the Tetragenococcus koreensis genome, TGAAAATGAAGCTACTCGTTTGGAAAAACTAGAAAAGAGAAAAAATTGGCATTCCAGTTTTTAAATAATAATACTATTGGTGGTATATCGAGCGATGTGGCACCGATCCATAAAATATTGTGGGGACATCAAGCAATGTGGCACCGATCCATAAAAAATTGGAGGCATGTCAAGCGATGTGCCACCGATCTGTAGAATATTGGAGGGACATTAAGCGATGTGGCACCGATCCATAAAATATTGGAGGCATGTCGAGCGATGTGCCACCGATCCATAAAATATTGGAGGGACATCAAGCAATGTGCCACCGATCTGCAAAAAATCGGAGGGACATCAAGCAATGTACCACCGATCCATAAAATATTGGGGGGACATCAAGCAATGTGGCACCAATCTGTAGAATATTGGAGGGACATTAAGCAATGTGCCACCGATCTGCAAAAAATTGGAGGGACATCGAAAGAGTTGCCTCCAATAACTACAAATATTGGTGGTAAAAAAATATTTCCATACGAATCGTCACTAAGTAGTTGCATTTTTTCCAGATTATTGGTAGTATTCAGAAAAATATAAAAATTCTGTGAAGAGAAAAGTAGGCTTGAAAAACTTTTAGAGAGATCTTGGTGGGTGAAAAAGATTGGTTGGAAGAGTTGAAAAATGGTCTCTGAGAAAAATTGTTGATAGGTAAGCAATTTCGGATTCAGTTCATTCGTTAAAAAAGAACGCCGATAATCATAATTGTCGGAATAAGAGAAGGAAACTTCTGAAAAAAGGTGGTACCGCGTATTATTCGTCCTTTTACTAGTTCATTACTGGTAAGAGGGCTTTTTTTTATAAAAAATAAGGGAGGAATGTAGAATGAAAAAGGGGATAAAAGCAGCATTTATACTGGGAGCAGCATTGTTAATTTTGGGAGGTTGTAGTACAGGGCAAAGTGAAGATGCAGCGCAAGGGAATAGCTCTGCGGGGTCGCAATCGCTGGCGGTCAGTTTACCAGAACAGTTATCAACGTTAGATACGACACAAACTACTGACAAAGTGACATTTACTGTCGCACAACACTTATTTGAAGGGTTATATCGCTTGGATGAAAATAGCGAAGAAGTTCCTGGCTTGGCAGAATCAGTTGATATTAGCGATGATGGCAAAACATACACTTTCCATTTGCGAGATGGACTTAAGTGGAGCGACGGTACCCCGATTACAGCTAACGATTTTGAGTTTTCATGGAAGCGACTAGTTAACCCAGACACAATGGGGCCGAATGCTTACTGGTTGGACAATGTCGAAAATAGTTTGGATATCCGAAATGGTGAAAAAGATATTGATACGATGGGGATCGAAGCAGTTGATGATCAAACGTTTGAAGTTCAGTTGATTGACCCACAGCCTTCATTTTTATCTGTTATTTCGATTGCTTGGTTAGCTCCGCAAAATGAGGATTATGTGAATGAAAAAGGCGACAATTATGCTGCATCAAGTGATGATATTATTTATTCTGGCCCGTTTATTTTAGAAAACTGGGATCGTAGTTCAGATACATGGGAATTAAAACCTAATCCAGAATATTATGATAATGATGTTGTAAATTTAGATGAAGTACAGGGTTCCACTGTAAAAGAAGAAAATACAGGGATTAATTTGTTTGAATCTGGTGATTTAGATTTTACTAATATTAGCGGACAGTTCGTTCAACAATATAAAAATGATGATGCATTAGTTTCCCAACAAGAAGTCGCCAATCAATTTTTAGATTTTAATAAAAAAGCCAATGACGAACTTGCTAATGTTCATTTGCGTAAAGCTTTTGCTTTAGCCATAGATAAAGAGAATTTAGTTAAAAGTGTCTTGGATGATGGGTCAAAGCCTTTAAATGGCCTGATTCCAGCTGGTTTATATGAAAATAGTGAGACCAAAGAAGACTTCCGCGAGTATAGTGGAAATTACAATGAATATGACCTTGACGAAGCTAAAAAGGAGTGGGCCAAAGCGCAAGAGGAAATAGGGGATTCGGTTGAATTGGATCTATTAGTAGGTGATTTGGATAATAGTAAAAAAGTAGCTGAGTATATCCAAAGTCAGTTAGAGGAAAATTTGGATGGCGTAACGATTAATGTGACGCCGCAACCACCTAACAATGTCAATGAATCGCGTACAAACAAAGATTATGAATTATCATTATCGGGTTGGATTGCTGGTAGCAGCGATATGAATTCTTATTTCAATTTATACCGACCAGGATCATCTTATAACTACGGCGAGTACGAAAATAAAGAATATGGTGAACTGGCTGAAAAAGCTGTGACAGAAGATGCAAATGATGAAAATCAAATGTTTGAAGACTATAAAGAAGCTGAAAAGATACTTTTGTCCGATGATGC contains:
- a CDS encoding peptide ABC transporter substrate-binding protein, with the translated sequence MKKGIKAAFILGAALLILGGCSTGQSEDAAQGNSSAGSQSLAVSLPEQLSTLDTTQTTDKVTFTVAQHLFEGLYRLDENSEEVPGLAESVDISDDGKTYTFHLRDGLKWSDGTPITANDFEFSWKRLVNPDTMGPNAYWLDNVENSLDIRNGEKDIDTMGIEAVDDQTFEVQLIDPQPSFLSVISIAWLAPQNEDYVNEKGDNYAASSDDIIYSGPFILENWDRSSDTWELKPNPEYYDNDVVNLDEVQGSTVKEENTGINLFESGDLDFTNISGQFVQQYKNDDALVSQQEVANQFLDFNKKANDELANVHLRKAFALAIDKENLVKSVLDDGSKPLNGLIPAGLYENSETKEDFREYSGNYNEYDLDEAKKEWAKAQEEIGDSVELDLLVGDLDNSKKVAEYIQSQLEENLDGVTINVTPQPPNNVNESRTNKDYELSLSGWIAGSSDMNSYFNLYRPGSSYNYGEYENKEYGELAEKAVTEDANDENQMFEDYKEAEKILLSDDAAQVPIYQSAANYLVNPDVKRIVYHSFGDYFYLREATIEE